The Miscanthus floridulus cultivar M001 chromosome 7, ASM1932011v1, whole genome shotgun sequence genome includes a region encoding these proteins:
- the LOC136464170 gene encoding FCS-Like Zinc finger 3-like: MEDYYYFPNSWGTAGYVVAGFPGHTVPRNPSSPPPRTRRASRGNAEAGELHHHHYLDACFRCGRHLGGNKDIFMYRGDTPFCSDECRQQQIEADEARERRSRLPSAATKRERERQRQSSSPQRIPLWAR; this comes from the exons ATGGAGGACTACTACTACTTCCCCAATTCATGGGGGACCGCCGGCTACGTCGTTGCGGGGTTCCCAGGCCACACGGTGCCTCGCAACCCAAGCTCGCCGCCGCCCAGGACCCGCCGTGCGTCCCGCGGCAACGCTGAAGCCGGagagctccaccaccaccactacctcGACGCCTGCTTCCGGTGCGGGCGGCATCTTGGCGGGAACAAGGACATCTTCATGTACAG GGGCGACACCCCGTTCTGCAGCGATGAGTGCCGGCAGCAGCAGATCGAGGCCGACGAGGCGAGGGAGAGGAGGTCCAGGCTGCCCTCTGCGGCGACgaagcgggagcgggagcggcaGCGGCAGAGCAGCAGCCCGCAGAGGATTCCCCTCTGGGCGCGGTGA